The Halopelagius inordinatus genomic interval GGGTCGGCATCCTCGTCGGCGGACTCGTCGCGGCGACCGTCTACTACGCGCTCCGGTACGTCGACCTCTCGCCGGGGAACGCCCCGCAGAACGCGCGATTGCTCGTCCTCGCCGGCGCACTCGTCGCCTACGGTGCCGCCGACACGATTGCGACGGAAGCCGGCATCGCCGCGGTGGCGACCGCCGGTATCCTCCTCGCCAATCTGGACGTGCCCTACGAGGAGGACATCTCCGCGTTCAAGGGGGACATCACCCTCCTCGTGCTCTCGTTCGTCTTCATCGCCTTGGCGGCGCTCTTGCAGTTCGAGACCCTCCTCGCTCTCGGCGTGGGCGGACTCGGCGTCGTCGTCGCCGTCGCACTCGTGGTCCGACCGCTCGGCGTCTTCCTCTCGACCGTCGGCGACCGGTTCAGCCGACAAGAGCGGACGTTCATGAGCCTCGTCGGACCGCGCGGCATCATCCCGGCGTCCGTCGCGACGCTTTTCGCCATCGAATTTCGTGCACAGGGGCTGACGGAGGCCGCCGACCTCCTCGTCGGAACCGTCTTTCTCGTCATCCTCGCGACAGTCGTCCTCGAAGGCGGGTTCGCCCGCCGAATCGCAGAATACCTCGACATCATACCAATGCGTGTACTCGTCATCGGAGGCGGAAAGGTGGGCAGAGAGCTCGCCGCCCGCCTCGAAAACCGCGGAGAGAACGTAGTGTTGATCGATCAAAACCAAGAGGCCGTCGAAATCGCCCGCAACGACGGGTTCACGGTCCACAAAGGCGACGGCACCGACACGGACGTGCTCCGCTCGGCCGGGGCGGAGAACAGTCGCATCGTCGTCGCCGCGACGGGCGACGACGACGTGAACCTGCTCGTCGCCCAACTCGTCAACTCGAAGTTCGACCCCGAGACCATTCTCGCGCGGGCGAACAACCCCGACAACGTGGACGCGTTCGAGGAACTCGGCGTCCGGACCATCTCGGCGACCCGCGCCACGGCGCAGGCGATGGACAACTACATCGAACGGCCGGCGATGATGGACTGGATGGGCGAGGTCGGTCACACCGGCGACATCCAAGAGGTCG includes:
- a CDS encoding cation:proton antiporter domain-containing protein, whose translation is MATAEGANLIPIVAAIIGIGVVSQILSDRFQVPSVVFLLFSGIVLGPEVLGVIGPGSFGNALSAIVGLSVAIIVFEGAFHLRASKLREAPSATLGLVTVGAVLSLLGTAVAVHFLLDAAWPISFLIGALLVATGPTVITPILEVVPARDRVEAALEAEGIVNDVTAAILAIVIFEAIISGITSAPELLTLFAERLGVGILVGGLVAATVYYALRYVDLSPGNAPQNARLLVLAGALVAYGAADTIATEAGIAAVATAGILLANLDVPYEEDISAFKGDITLLVLSFVFIALAALLQFETLLALGVGGLGVVVAVALVVRPLGVFLSTVGDRFSRQERTFMSLVGPRGIIPASVATLFAIEFRAQGLTEAADLLVGTVFLVILATVVLEGGFARRIAEYLDIIPMRVLVIGGGKVGRELAARLENRGENVVLIDQNQEAVEIARNDGFTVHKGDGTDTDVLRSAGAENSRIVVAATGDDDVNLLVAQLVNSKFDPETILARANNPDNVDAFEELGVRTISATRATAQAMDNYIERPAMMDWMGEVGHTGDIQEVELTAEEHVGRTVREVGPELPEGCIIVLVARDGNTRVPTADFTLQRGDRITVIGANESVREALQYVHPDDR